The following are encoded together in the Vigna unguiculata cultivar IT97K-499-35 chromosome 2, ASM411807v1, whole genome shotgun sequence genome:
- the LOC114170495 gene encoding protein RALF-like 34 → MASSLPLLTLSFSLALFLCFLFTHHGAVHAQIDDTGLNLMSDALDWPTTMSLYDDLDEDEEEDVESGFSRRSLFWRRMKYYISYGALSANRIPCPPRSGRSYYTHNCYKARGPVHPYSRGCSVITRCRR, encoded by the coding sequence ATGGCttcttctcttcctcttctCACCCTCTCATTCTCCCTCGCTCTCTTCCTATGCTTTCTCTTCACCCACCACGGTGCCGTCCACGCGCAGATCGACGACACTGGCCTCAACCTCATGTCCGACGCCTTGGACTGGCCGACCACAATGTCACTCTACGATGATCTTGACGAAGACGAGGAAGAAGATGTCGAGAGTGGTTTTAGCCGGAGATCATTATTCTGGCGTCGAATGAAGTACTACATCTCCTACGGTGCTCTTTCTGCTAACAGAATCCCGTGTCCTCCTCGTTCTGGAAGATCTTACTACACTCACAACTGCTACAAGGCGCGTGGACCCGTCCATCCCTACTCCAGAGGCTGCTCTGTCATCACGCGCTGCCGGAGATGA